One genomic window of Terriglobales bacterium includes the following:
- a CDS encoding MGMT family protein, translated as MHKRILAAIAKVPRGMVCTYGGIARAAGFPGAARQVVWALHSAHGLPWHRVVGAGGEIKLRGESGLEQRLRLQSEGVAFRGRRVDMGQHEFRFAAKRGTKKKNASLRGRSA; from the coding sequence ATGCATAAGCGCATATTGGCAGCCATTGCAAAGGTCCCGCGGGGAATGGTTTGCACCTACGGCGGAATCGCCCGCGCAGCCGGTTTTCCGGGAGCGGCGCGGCAGGTGGTGTGGGCTTTGCATTCGGCGCACGGTCTGCCCTGGCATCGAGTAGTAGGTGCGGGAGGCGAGATCAAGTTGCGCGGAGAATCCGGGCTGGAACAGCGACTGCGCTTGCAATCAGAAGGTGTGGCCTTCCGCGGAAGGCGCGTGGACATGGGCCAGCACGAGTTTCGGTTTGCGGCTAAACGTGGAACGAAAAAGAAGAACGCGTCGCTTAGGGGTCGCTCTGCATAG
- a CDS encoding response regulator — protein sequence MNNRVKPKVLVVDDERVIADTLAIILNQNGFEALPLYSGQDAIDRARKLRPNLLISDVIFKNEPITGIDVAIEVRHSVPGCKILLFSGQAATADLLETARAQGHEFEILAKPVHPQDLLAKLGQ from the coding sequence ATGAACAACCGGGTCAAACCCAAGGTCCTGGTGGTTGACGACGAACGGGTGATTGCGGATACCCTTGCCATCATCCTGAACCAGAATGGCTTCGAGGCTTTGCCCCTTTATAGCGGGCAGGATGCCATTGACCGCGCGCGAAAGCTTCGTCCCAATCTTCTGATCAGCGATGTGATCTTCAAAAATGAGCCGATAACAGGCATTGATGTAGCCATCGAGGTACGTCATTCCGTTCCTGGCTGCAAAATACTTCTCTTTTCCGGGCAGGCGGCTACCGCAGATTTGCTGGAGACAGCCCGCGCTCAAGGCCACGAGTTTGAGATACTCGCCAAACCGGTACACCCTCAGGATCTGCTCGCGAAGCTGGGACAATAA
- a CDS encoding ATP synthase F0 subunit C, which produces MRTLSYLFLALSALFLVAPAYAQGGASSPTNWVAITAGFSMAIASGLCGLGQAKATAASAEALGRNPAARPGIQLALILGLALIESLALYTLVIIFAKVK; this is translated from the coding sequence ATGCGTACTTTGAGTTACTTATTCCTGGCGCTTTCCGCGTTGTTTCTGGTTGCGCCAGCTTATGCCCAGGGTGGGGCGTCTTCTCCCACCAATTGGGTCGCGATCACCGCAGGCTTTTCCATGGCCATTGCTTCTGGCTTGTGCGGATTAGGCCAGGCGAAGGCCACGGCGGCATCTGCGGAAGCGCTGGGGCGTAATCCTGCGGCACGACCCGGCATACAGCTCGCCTTAATTTTGGGATTGGCGCTGATCGAATCGCTCGCCCTTTACACCCTGGTTATCATTTTTGCGAAAGTGAAATAG
- a CDS encoding AtpZ/AtpI family protein — MPENPKLEERDNKQGDRNFWLQLARYSQLAFVLPAATFVGWLIGVALDHWLHTGWLYLAGLLLGIAAGFVELIRTVISSEKQ, encoded by the coding sequence ATGCCGGAAAATCCAAAACTCGAAGAGCGGGATAACAAACAGGGAGACCGAAATTTTTGGCTGCAGCTTGCACGCTATAGCCAGTTGGCGTTCGTCCTGCCGGCGGCCACATTCGTGGGATGGCTGATAGGCGTAGCGCTCGACCACTGGCTCCACACCGGCTGGCTATACCTCGCTGGGCTGCTGCTGGGTATTGCCGCTGGATTTGTTGAGTTGATCCGCACGGTCATCTCGTCAGAGAAGCAGTAA
- a CDS encoding ATP synthase subunit I, producing MTSTATDAAETFYDGALERIRRFMLLLGTVLSLACWLRFGGRVALGFAGGCLIAYVNFYWLKRVVSGLADRATASGERVSGSGVVTRFLLRYFFMGLGGYVIFQISRASLYGLLAGLFLPVLAIGCEAGYELYVTLRSGL from the coding sequence ATGACGTCTACTGCTACCGATGCTGCCGAGACCTTCTACGACGGGGCGCTTGAACGCATTCGACGTTTCATGCTTCTTCTCGGAACTGTGCTTAGCCTGGCGTGTTGGCTTCGATTTGGCGGCCGGGTGGCGCTCGGGTTTGCCGGCGGGTGCCTGATTGCCTACGTTAATTTCTATTGGCTCAAGCGCGTGGTCAGCGGGCTGGCCGACCGGGCCACTGCCTCCGGCGAGCGGGTTTCAGGCAGCGGAGTGGTGACGCGTTTCCTGCTGCGTTACTTTTTTATGGGGCTCGGGGGCTATGTTATATTCCAAATATCCCGCGCGAGTCTTTATGGGCTGCTCGCGGGTTTATTTTTGCCTGTTTTGGCGATTGGATGCGAGGCAGGGTACGAGCTCTATGTGACTCTGCGTAGCGGCTTGTGA
- a CDS encoding STAS domain-containing protein yields MSTRVLDGVTVVDCVGRIVFGDEAAALRETVKRLLTDTKQIVLNLNDVNYIDSGGLGTLVALYTTARNAGGDVKLASLTKRVGDLLQVTKLLTVFEVFDSVEKAVQSFRKVAVA; encoded by the coding sequence ATGAGTACCCGGGTGTTGGATGGCGTCACGGTAGTGGATTGCGTCGGCCGCATCGTGTTTGGCGACGAAGCCGCTGCCCTGCGGGAAACCGTGAAACGATTACTGACTGATACCAAGCAGATCGTCCTTAACCTGAATGACGTCAACTACATTGATAGCGGTGGACTGGGCACCCTGGTTGCCCTTTACACCACCGCCCGCAACGCCGGCGGGGATGTAAAACTGGCTAGCTTAACCAAGAGGGTAGGCGACCTGCTGCAGGTCACGAAATTACTAACGGTCTTTGAGGTTTTTGACAGCGTAGAAAAGGCTGTGCAGTCGTTTCGTAAAGTCGCCGTCGCCTAG
- a CDS encoding HEAT repeat domain-containing protein, whose protein sequence is MAAARVFVHSLNILVKYVRLYGFDHKRTNSQFRIAWQELQSSLPTNGKSGFLLGVSGDKLLLDGIPLESGQAEQSFARLLSAAGLASLHFSSGVKVNDFSRLVRAFATGGSKAEAVAEQIKAALGDESESTIKVNEVRFVAHDPAAGEIPLAAQIAAQNLGPEFKEWLSDPQKLIQLITAAEGAKGPEGVGAGQSGQAFAPAVAPLQEHEVVQGIRLLTKFGELSQEGQDGKSETSGAADPQLKAALRDMLDKAAAQTPGGTAPDSVLLMKAAEHLAIRFALERFQRGDVRVNAVHEMLERMSKQMEALRKVLRVHEEKMSRAGMLVESHADILDRQFWAEVPESGKRSVLMSPDAPCVPARNVRSYVEDLMQRPDQETAIQVLRNYCECVASRDLESRCKTATGLSQLADVYNAVGGDVLAYAIRRVSDQLREENELEAQSLLSAAFVRLSQEASTRRNFTAVRQVLSSMQEVEQKRPVLAQDLRPRVGVENRLAEFIEEALRLPQIPADLLEVLRHAPSSAAEQIAERFSRCNHRQECDRMVELIEQVGEQASTHLRQLLRMGPVRQAAASVGILSRINHSAVLELLPARMREWNRLYHDIIVRQISLSNAPQRGQILMELLDVLEPLVLPQALDEIGFSGDRSLAPALIVLAGEGTTESRSPFIRLKAIEALGRLRDHSALPLLCNLIEAKKMWKWIHPRELRVAAAQALLKIEPSCGPDLLKECGFTADDLELLPLDAQESSWARQRRYERIVPERTVAGVASSSWGRSDLVIRQLSMGGGLADKDDSLRLGSEASLDLQLGLRHVRSQVMLRRARQGEISFEIVDMELDERSKLRRLLSDQLHRMVPAIPAILN, encoded by the coding sequence ATGGCGGCAGCGCGGGTCTTCGTCCACAGCCTTAACATCTTGGTTAAGTATGTTCGGCTGTATGGCTTTGACCATAAGCGCACGAACAGCCAGTTCCGCATTGCTTGGCAGGAACTGCAATCCTCATTACCCACGAATGGAAAATCTGGATTTCTGCTAGGAGTCTCCGGAGACAAGCTATTGCTGGACGGAATTCCACTGGAGAGCGGCCAGGCGGAGCAGAGCTTTGCGCGACTGCTCTCTGCAGCGGGTCTTGCCAGCCTGCATTTCTCCTCAGGCGTCAAAGTTAACGATTTCTCACGGTTAGTACGCGCGTTTGCTACCGGTGGCTCCAAGGCGGAAGCTGTCGCGGAGCAGATCAAGGCGGCGCTCGGAGACGAAAGCGAGAGCACGATCAAGGTCAACGAGGTACGGTTCGTAGCCCACGACCCAGCAGCGGGAGAGATCCCGCTTGCCGCGCAGATCGCCGCTCAAAATCTGGGACCGGAATTCAAGGAGTGGCTGAGCGATCCACAGAAGTTGATTCAGTTAATTACCGCCGCGGAAGGCGCCAAGGGGCCCGAAGGCGTAGGCGCGGGACAAAGCGGACAAGCCTTCGCCCCGGCAGTCGCTCCTTTACAAGAGCACGAAGTGGTTCAGGGCATCCGCCTCCTAACTAAGTTTGGAGAGCTTTCGCAGGAAGGGCAGGATGGTAAGTCAGAAACTTCGGGCGCAGCGGACCCGCAACTTAAAGCTGCACTGCGTGACATGCTTGACAAAGCAGCCGCTCAAACCCCCGGAGGCACGGCCCCGGATTCGGTACTGCTGATGAAGGCTGCCGAGCACCTTGCCATACGCTTTGCGCTCGAGCGCTTCCAGCGCGGCGACGTGCGGGTGAATGCCGTGCACGAGATGCTCGAGCGGATGAGCAAGCAGATGGAGGCTTTGCGCAAGGTTTTGCGCGTCCACGAAGAGAAAATGAGCCGCGCCGGCATGCTGGTGGAATCGCATGCCGATATCCTGGACCGGCAATTCTGGGCAGAAGTTCCGGAGTCGGGCAAACGCAGCGTGTTGATGTCTCCCGACGCGCCCTGTGTTCCCGCGCGAAACGTGCGTTCCTACGTAGAGGACCTGATGCAGCGCCCGGACCAGGAGACTGCGATCCAGGTTTTGAGAAATTATTGCGAGTGCGTGGCCAGCCGCGATTTGGAATCTCGCTGCAAGACAGCGACCGGCCTTAGCCAGTTGGCCGATGTCTACAACGCCGTTGGCGGGGATGTGCTGGCTTATGCCATTCGCCGGGTTTCCGACCAGCTGCGGGAAGAAAACGAACTGGAAGCTCAGAGCTTGCTGAGTGCTGCTTTCGTTCGCCTGAGCCAGGAGGCGAGCACACGACGCAATTTTACTGCCGTGCGCCAAGTTCTCTCCTCCATGCAAGAGGTCGAACAAAAACGGCCGGTTCTGGCCCAGGACCTGCGCCCACGCGTAGGTGTGGAAAATCGCCTGGCCGAATTCATCGAAGAAGCGCTTCGCCTGCCGCAAATACCGGCAGACTTGCTGGAAGTTCTACGGCACGCGCCCAGTTCAGCCGCGGAACAGATTGCCGAGCGCTTCTCGCGTTGCAATCACCGGCAAGAATGCGACCGCATGGTGGAGCTGATCGAACAGGTGGGCGAGCAGGCGAGCACACATCTGCGCCAGCTCTTGCGCATGGGACCGGTCCGACAAGCAGCCGCGAGCGTTGGCATACTGAGCCGCATCAACCACTCTGCAGTTCTGGAATTGCTCCCCGCCCGCATGCGCGAGTGGAATCGGCTGTATCACGACATCATCGTGCGTCAGATCTCGCTGAGCAACGCGCCCCAGCGCGGCCAAATTCTGATGGAGTTGCTGGACGTGCTGGAACCGCTAGTCCTGCCCCAGGCGTTGGATGAAATCGGTTTTAGCGGGGACCGCTCATTAGCCCCTGCGCTCATCGTGCTGGCTGGCGAGGGCACCACGGAATCGCGCTCACCTTTTATCCGGCTTAAAGCGATCGAAGCTTTAGGACGCTTGCGCGACCATAGCGCGCTTCCCCTGCTGTGCAACTTGATCGAAGCCAAGAAGATGTGGAAATGGATCCATCCCCGCGAATTACGAGTCGCCGCAGCCCAGGCTTTATTGAAGATCGAACCCAGCTGTGGCCCGGACCTGCTTAAAGAATGTGGTTTTACTGCCGACGATCTTGAACTCTTGCCGCTGGATGCCCAAGAATCAAGCTGGGCGCGGCAGCGGCGTTATGAGCGAATTGTGCCCGAGCGCACCGTGGCGGGCGTGGCCAGCAGTTCATGGGGACGTTCGGACCTGGTGATCCGGCAATTAAGCATGGGCGGTGGACTGGCTGATAAAGACGATAGCTTACGCCTGGGATCCGAGGCCAGCCTGGACCTGCAACTCGGCCTTCGCCATGTTCGCAGCCAAGTGATGTTGCGACGTGCTCGTCAAGGCGAAATCAGCTTCGAAATTGTGGACATGGAACTGGACGAACGTTCGAAGCTGCGCCGCCTGCTCTCAGACCAACTGCACCGCATGGTTCCGGCAATACCAGCGATCCTCAATTAG
- a CDS encoding NADH-quinone oxidoreductase subunit N has product MPIAQWFSTGDYLLALPMILLALFALSILLIDLMLPKEWKSANAWTAMIGLGFSTAAVLRIHLAYMRAGQGVLSYTGFIGSLMVDRFAIYFFYLFLGGAAIAILMSAHYLEVERENHGEFYALILFSVIGMMCMAAGYDIVLIFIGLELMAISTYVLVGFLRGDRRSNEAALKYLLLGAFSSGIFAYGLSLFYGLTGSTNLQQIGERLQTHMRENPHDPIAIIALVTTITGLLFKIAAIPFHQWAPDAYEGAPTSVTGFMSVAVKSAGWAMLLRILLSGLYAMRPIYVPLLMFVAIATMTGANLAALTQNNLKRLLAYSSIAHVGYMLLGLLAGSPTTPSATGIKGILVYLLVYTFMNLGAFAVITSLRRRDVIGDEIDDIAGLMTRAPAEAILMLIFLLSLAGIPPLAGFYGKYFIFLSLIETGHYKLAALAVLYAVFGLYYYMRIANAMLMRKPVDSRPLSLSPAMSTAIWVTAFATVGIGLFPDFFIRVAEWSLNIAQPTPLAALFR; this is encoded by the coding sequence GTGCCGATCGCGCAGTGGTTTTCGACGGGCGACTATCTGTTGGCGCTGCCGATGATCCTGCTCGCCCTTTTTGCGCTGAGCATTCTCCTGATTGATCTGATGTTGCCCAAAGAATGGAAGTCGGCGAATGCCTGGACCGCTATGATTGGTTTGGGTTTCTCCACTGCAGCAGTCCTCCGCATTCACCTGGCCTACATGCGGGCCGGTCAAGGCGTGTTGAGTTATACCGGCTTCATCGGGTCATTGATGGTAGACCGTTTCGCTATCTACTTTTTCTATTTGTTCCTGGGCGGGGCGGCAATCGCCATCCTCATGTCGGCCCACTATCTAGAGGTAGAACGCGAGAACCACGGCGAGTTCTATGCTCTGATCCTGTTTTCCGTGATCGGCATGATGTGCATGGCAGCGGGATATGACATCGTGCTGATCTTTATCGGCCTGGAGCTGATGGCCATTTCCACTTACGTGCTGGTGGGATTCCTACGCGGCGATCGGCGCTCCAATGAGGCGGCGCTGAAGTATCTGCTGTTAGGGGCCTTCTCATCCGGAATTTTTGCCTACGGCCTATCTCTTTTCTATGGCCTCACGGGAAGCACCAACCTGCAGCAGATCGGCGAGCGGTTACAGACGCACATGCGGGAGAATCCGCACGATCCTATCGCCATCATAGCGCTCGTCACCACCATAACGGGACTTCTGTTCAAGATTGCCGCCATTCCCTTCCATCAGTGGGCGCCGGACGCTTATGAAGGCGCGCCCACCAGCGTTACCGGATTCATGTCCGTGGCCGTGAAGTCGGCAGGCTGGGCGATGCTGCTGAGGATCCTCTTGAGCGGCCTCTATGCTATGCGGCCGATTTACGTGCCGCTGCTGATGTTCGTTGCCATTGCAACCATGACCGGCGCCAACCTGGCCGCGCTTACCCAGAATAATCTCAAGCGCCTGCTGGCTTACTCATCGATTGCTCATGTTGGCTACATGCTCCTGGGGCTTCTCGCCGGCTCGCCCACAACGCCGAGCGCGACCGGAATCAAGGGCATCCTGGTGTACCTGCTGGTGTATACCTTCATGAACCTGGGCGCGTTTGCGGTGATCACCTCATTACGACGTCGCGATGTAATCGGCGACGAAATTGATGACATCGCGGGCCTGATGACACGCGCTCCTGCGGAAGCCATCCTGATGCTGATCTTCCTGCTCTCGCTGGCCGGAATTCCGCCACTGGCAGGCTTTTACGGGAAGTACTTCATCTTTCTCAGCCTGATTGAGACCGGCCACTACAAGCTGGCCGCATTGGCTGTGCTGTACGCGGTATTCGGGCTGTACTACTACATGCGCATTGCCAATGCCATGCTGATGCGCAAGCCGGTAGACTCGCGGCCGCTCTCGCTCAGCCCGGCGATGAGCACAGCGATCTGGGTCACGGCTTTTGCTACAGTCGGAATTGGCCTGTTTCCGGACTTCTTCATTCGGGTGGCGGAGTGGTCGCTCAATATAGCTCAGCCAACGCCGCTTGCGGCGCTGTTTCGCTGA
- a CDS encoding YbaB/EbfC family nucleoid-associated protein, whose translation MAGFNLQEVMSAAKRHYDQLQKKMEETVVEASAGGGTVSVRMNGRKQVLNLTIDPEAVKSGDVEMLQDLVTAAVNEAGRKVDETMQSTVGGMLGGMGIPGMNL comes from the coding sequence ATGGCGGGATTCAATCTGCAAGAAGTAATGTCAGCGGCCAAACGGCATTACGACCAGCTGCAAAAAAAGATGGAAGAGACGGTCGTAGAGGCCTCGGCTGGCGGCGGCACCGTCAGTGTAAGGATGAACGGACGCAAGCAGGTGCTGAACCTGACCATTGATCCAGAGGCGGTGAAGTCCGGGGACGTGGAAATGCTTCAGGACCTGGTGACTGCCGCGGTCAACGAAGCCGGCCGGAAGGTGGATGAAACTATGCAATCCACGGTTGGTGGCATGCTAGGCGGAATGGGGATCCCTGGAATGAATTTGTAA
- the atpB gene encoding F0F1 ATP synthase subunit A: MPEQLWFTEILNRLFAGPVDALLNAIGIHPEYPQAPISNAVAMQLLVVLFLLAFFLLVRSRLSVDQPRALQHIVEGTEDFVTNQSSEIIGHHSEGFTGFLVALGLFILISNLLGLIPGFESPTAVPTVPLGCALVAFFYYHVQGVKRQGLAYFKHFAGPMLALAPLMIPIEIISHLARVLSLTIRLYANMFAGDMVTLVFFSLVPVLVPALFLGLHIGVSLLQAYIFVLLTTVYLAGAVAEEH; this comes from the coding sequence ATGCCAGAGCAACTTTGGTTTACTGAAATTCTCAATCGGCTATTCGCGGGGCCGGTGGACGCCCTGCTAAATGCCATCGGCATACATCCTGAGTACCCTCAGGCGCCCATCAGCAACGCGGTCGCCATGCAGCTCCTGGTAGTGCTGTTCCTTTTAGCATTTTTTTTGCTGGTACGGAGCCGACTTTCCGTTGATCAACCCCGCGCGCTTCAGCACATCGTTGAAGGCACCGAGGATTTCGTCACTAATCAGAGCAGCGAGATCATCGGCCACCATAGCGAAGGTTTCACCGGCTTTCTGGTTGCGCTGGGACTCTTCATTCTGATTTCCAACCTCCTCGGTCTTATACCTGGATTCGAGTCCCCAACCGCGGTACCCACAGTCCCTCTGGGATGTGCCCTTGTCGCTTTTTTCTACTATCACGTCCAGGGTGTGAAGCGGCAAGGACTTGCCTACTTCAAACATTTTGCCGGGCCAATGCTGGCGCTTGCGCCGCTGATGATACCCATCGAGATCATCAGTCACCTCGCGCGCGTGCTCTCACTCACCATTCGTCTTTATGCAAACATGTTTGCCGGCGATATGGTGACGCTCGTGTTCTTTTCACTGGTTCCGGTCCTGGTTCCGGCGCTCTTTCTCGGGTTGCACATTGGAGTTTCGTTGCTCCAGGCTTATATCTTTGTGCTGCTGACCACGGTGTATCTGGCGGGAGCGGTGGCGGAGGAGCATTAG
- the dnaX gene encoding DNA polymerase III subunit gamma/tau — MSYQVLARKYRPQRFSDVIGQEHVTRTLKNAISQERIAHGYIFSGHRGIGKTTVARILAMALNCRSADKPVSEPCGVCESCTEIRAGNSVDVIEIDAATNRGIDEIRELRDAARYRPARDRYKIWILDEAHQITDAAFNALLKTLEEPPGHVVFMLATTEPEDIPQTIRSRCQHFSFHAVRFDDILSQLREITGREKIQYEPDALALLAEAGDGSMRDALSILDQAIACCGDTLTADTVRQLVGSVPSASLEQVMQAVERGSSEEVLRLADKLITEGQNPTHFARQLVKFLRNAIVAKVAGKDSELLQISSDERARVSRVAEMFGEEDLARFLQIMLRTHGELGYKQEQRLHLELGLLKMAHAQRLLPIEQVLSEAGSAAATPVRSSITASLPSQSTVPAAERPGRVSPFAADSARKGEGPRSRMESDSATEAAYSPFSASGSGAAVVMGAAAPAIATEKEPQERIGPQAVPEPAAAGADDKLRQAVLTDLEKGGHRMLASMLDDGDWQIQGNELTIKAAASEVVVEMAFGAAPKKIAVAAASNAAGRPMRVRVVGGGAGNGNARARSNNTQSSGGEGRSRAVNDPVVRRMQEKFGAEIRTIIDHRDKR; from the coding sequence ATGAGTTACCAGGTCCTCGCGCGTAAGTACCGTCCACAACGTTTTTCGGATGTCATTGGGCAGGAGCACGTTACGCGTACTCTGAAGAATGCCATTTCCCAGGAGCGGATCGCCCACGGCTACATCTTCAGCGGCCATCGCGGGATCGGCAAAACTACCGTGGCGCGCATCCTGGCCATGGCCCTGAATTGCCGCTCGGCCGACAAACCGGTCTCTGAGCCTTGCGGAGTTTGCGAATCCTGCACGGAAATTCGTGCCGGGAATTCGGTTGACGTCATCGAAATTGACGCCGCCACCAACCGCGGTATTGACGAGATCAGGGAGCTGCGCGATGCAGCACGCTATCGCCCGGCGCGGGACCGCTACAAGATCTGGATCCTGGATGAAGCCCACCAGATTACGGATGCCGCTTTCAATGCGCTTCTGAAAACGTTGGAAGAGCCGCCGGGGCATGTGGTTTTCATGCTGGCGACCACCGAACCTGAGGACATACCGCAGACCATCCGCTCGCGCTGCCAGCACTTCAGCTTTCATGCAGTTCGATTTGACGACATTCTGAGCCAACTTCGGGAAATTACCGGGCGGGAAAAAATCCAGTATGAGCCGGATGCTCTGGCGCTGCTGGCAGAAGCCGGCGACGGTTCGATGCGCGATGCTCTTTCAATCCTCGACCAGGCTATTGCCTGTTGTGGCGATACTTTAACTGCAGACACTGTACGTCAACTTGTCGGCAGCGTTCCCTCCGCGAGCTTGGAACAAGTAATGCAAGCGGTGGAACGGGGATCGAGCGAAGAAGTGCTGCGCCTTGCTGACAAGCTGATCACCGAGGGGCAGAATCCCACTCACTTTGCCCGCCAGCTGGTTAAGTTTTTACGCAACGCGATTGTGGCCAAGGTGGCCGGTAAGGATTCTGAACTGTTGCAGATTTCAAGTGATGAGCGAGCGCGGGTATCGCGTGTGGCAGAAATGTTTGGCGAGGAAGACCTCGCCCGTTTCCTGCAAATTATGCTGCGTACTCACGGCGAGCTGGGATACAAGCAGGAACAGCGGCTGCATCTTGAGTTGGGACTGCTGAAAATGGCGCACGCGCAGCGGCTGCTGCCCATCGAACAAGTGCTGAGCGAAGCGGGTTCGGCCGCGGCGACTCCCGTCCGCTCATCGATTACAGCTTCTTTGCCGTCACAAAGTACAGTGCCAGCCGCGGAAAGGCCTGGCAGAGTTTCGCCATTTGCGGCTGATAGTGCTCGCAAAGGTGAAGGTCCGAGATCAAGGATGGAGAGCGATTCTGCCACGGAAGCGGCCTACAGCCCCTTTTCAGCTAGCGGCTCTGGAGCAGCAGTTGTGATGGGGGCGGCAGCTCCGGCCATTGCCACGGAGAAAGAGCCGCAAGAACGCATTGGCCCACAGGCAGTTCCAGAGCCAGCGGCGGCAGGCGCCGATGACAAGTTGCGCCAGGCGGTATTGACCGATCTGGAAAAGGGCGGCCATCGCATGCTGGCATCCATGCTGGATGATGGTGACTGGCAAATTCAAGGCAATGAGCTCACCATCAAGGCTGCAGCTTCCGAGGTGGTGGTGGAGATGGCTTTTGGGGCTGCGCCGAAAAAGATTGCGGTCGCAGCCGCCAGCAACGCCGCCGGACGCCCAATGAGAGTGCGAGTGGTTGGCGGCGGTGCGGGCAACGGCAACGCTCGTGCGCGTTCCAATAATACGCAGTCTAGTGGCGGTGAGGGCCGCAGCCGGGCGGTGAATGATCCAGTAGTGCGTCGCATGCAGGAAAAATTCGGCGCCGAAATCCGCACCATTATTGATCACCGCGACAAGCGCTGA
- the recR gene encoding recombination mediator RecR, with protein sequence MSKFAEPMSRLIDEFKKLPGIGSKTAQRLAFYVLRSSDDDAEALAAAVRDVKARLRLCSVCNNITDVDPCAYCASATRNQRQVCVVEEPTNIAAIEKTRHFNGGYHVLHGSISPLHGVGPDQLRLANLTRRVEAGQVDEVIIATNPTVEGEATAVYIAQLLRRPGVKVTRIAMGIPVGSDIEYTDEVTMLKAMEGRREV encoded by the coding sequence ATGTCCAAATTTGCCGAGCCGATGTCGCGGCTGATTGACGAATTCAAGAAGCTGCCAGGAATTGGCAGTAAAACCGCGCAACGGCTTGCGTTCTACGTGCTGCGCTCAAGCGACGATGACGCCGAAGCTCTGGCGGCGGCGGTTCGCGATGTTAAGGCCAGGTTGCGCCTGTGCTCCGTCTGCAACAACATCACTGATGTTGATCCCTGCGCCTACTGTGCCAGCGCAACCCGCAACCAGCGCCAGGTTTGCGTGGTGGAGGAACCCACCAATATCGCTGCGATCGAGAAGACCCGCCATTTCAATGGCGGTTACCACGTGCTGCATGGGTCGATCTCGCCGCTGCATGGCGTCGGGCCTGACCAACTCCGCCTTGCCAATCTGACCCGCCGAGTCGAAGCCGGCCAAGTGGATGAGGTGATCATCGCCACCAATCCCACGGTCGAAGGCGAAGCCACCGCGGTTTATATTGCGCAGTTGTTAAGGCGGCCCGGCGTAAAGGTGACCCGCATCGCAATGGGCATTCCTGTGGGCAGCGACATCGAGTACACCGACGAGGTCACTATGCTCAAGGCCATGGAAGGGCGACGGGAAGTGTAG